GTACAGCGGTTAGGACGTATCCTCCGCAAACGCGAGGGCAAACAGGCAGTGCTTTACGAACTCATCTCCAAACAGACAGGCGAACATTTTGTCAACAAACGGCGGAGACAACACCACGCCTATCAAGGTAGGGCGGGTTTGTAACCCCGACCTTTCTTAGCATCTATTTCTAAAATACCATGCTTACTAAAGATCTCCTTCAGTATAAAATTAAAAAGGGGCAAATCCTCCCACAGTTCGTGAACCCAGCCGATGACCAGTTATTGGCAATCGCTGAGCAACTAATCGCCGTTTTTGAGGACTCGCCAGACACACAACGCGCAACGCTTTTAGAAGCGAGCAAACACGTTATTGATAGCACACCGGGGCCGCCGATAGTCAAGCGCGGACTCGAAAAACTCTTGTTAGACCGAACCGAATTTAACACTGCCCCCAACGAAGAACTCATCGCATTCCGCCAAAAACTTTTCACAGAGACGAGTCGCCTGCTTGCACAAGAGCAGTTTACGGATTATGCCGATTATCAGCACAAAGTAACACAGATAACAGCAGGCGAATTGCCGCCAGAGATCGGTCCTACGGGAGCAGGTGAACTCGCAACCAAACTCTACGTAGACTTACCAAACCATCAGCCCGTTCTCACTTTCAAAACCCTCTCTGCTGAGCGATTGCTGCACCGCTACAACGCCGCACAGGTCCAAGGACTCCTCCTTCATTGTAATGCCCTGACCCTAAAACTCGCCGATTCCATGACAGCCGAACTCCGTCAACTATTCAAATACCTCAGATTTAACCAACTTCTCTCTACAATTAGGAAAGAGGGTGAGTTGTATCAAATTACAGTCGATGGTCCGCTGAACCTCTTTTACAAAACAAAGCGGTACGGCATGAATCTGGCGAACTTTTTCCTTGCCGTATTGCATCAACCCAAATGGGAACTCACTGCAGATGTCCAATTTCGGAACAGACAACGTTCTCGGTTGTTGCTTGATGAATCGTGTGGTATCCAACCGATTTCGCAGCAGTTTCTCGCTTATATCCCTGAAGACATTCAACTCTTTCAGGCAATGCTCCGCAATAAGACGGAAGACTGGCAGATCCGCCCGGGAAGCCAATTCCTCCCATTAGTAGGTGATTTCTACTGCTTTCCTG
This is a stretch of genomic DNA from Candidatus Poribacteria bacterium. It encodes these proteins:
- a CDS encoding DUF790 family protein, which encodes MLTKDLLQYKIKKGQILPQFVNPADDQLLAIAEQLIAVFEDSPDTQRATLLEASKHVIDSTPGPPIVKRGLEKLLLDRTEFNTAPNEELIAFRQKLFTETSRLLAQEQFTDYADYQHKVTQITAGELPPEIGPTGAGELATKLYVDLPNHQPVLTFKTLSAERLLHRYNAAQVQGLLLHCNALTLKLADSMTAELRQLFKYLRFNQLLSTIRKEGELYQITVDGPLNLFYKTKRYGMNLANFFLAVLHQPKWELTADVQFRNRQRSRLLLDESCGIQPISQQFLAYIPEDIQLFQAMLRNKTEDWQIRPGSQFLPLVGDFYCFPDYQLVHKSGVETAIELFHPWHQGHLIARLNTLVDQKEVSLILGVSKELEKKPLIAEALAASTYFSEFGFTFRDVPTMRALLPILNSLV